A single window of Flavobacteriales bacterium DNA harbors:
- the nusG gene encoding transcription termination/antitermination factor NusG, whose product MSETENSGKKWYVVRAASGKEKKVKDYIESEISRLGLQDFISQVLIPMEKVYQIRKGKKISKERNFFPGYILIEANLTGEIPHVLKNIPGVMGFLGNRGEPDPLRMSEVNRILGKVDELTESEEEITVPFIVGETVKVIDGPFNSFSGVIEEINDEKKKLKVMVKIFGRKTPLELSYMQVEKES is encoded by the coding sequence ATGAGTGAGACCGAAAATAGCGGTAAAAAATGGTATGTCGTAAGGGCTGCCAGTGGCAAGGAAAAGAAAGTCAAGGATTATATTGAATCCGAAATTTCCCGCCTCGGCCTTCAGGACTTCATATCCCAGGTGCTCATCCCTATGGAGAAGGTGTACCAGATCCGCAAAGGAAAAAAGATCAGCAAGGAAAGAAACTTTTTTCCAGGGTACATCCTCATTGAGGCTAACCTCACGGGTGAAATCCCTCACGTGTTGAAAAATATTCCCGGTGTAATGGGCTTCCTTGGTAACAGGGGAGAGCCGGATCCGCTGAGGATGTCAGAAGTGAACCGAATTCTCGGTAAGGTGGATGAACTCACGGAAAGCGAAGAAGAAATCACTGTTCCGTTCATCGTAGGAGAAACGGTGAAGGTGATCGACGGACCTTTCAACAGTTTTAGTGGTGTGATCGAAGAGATCAATGACGAAAAGAAGAAACTGAAGGTAATGGTGAAGATCTTCGGCAGGAAAACCCCGCTGGAGTTGAGTTATATGCAGGTAGAGAAAGAATCTTAA
- a CDS encoding adenine phosphoribosyltransferase, translated as MYNMEQRIKTAVRDVPDFPKPGILFKDITPILKDYALCHDIVQVMADQVRPWKPDGVAGIESRGFLFGVGLAEALAVPFIPVRKLGKLPYETITHKYDLEYGSAEVEMHVDAFQPGARILIHDDLLATGGTAQAAAALIKKAKGEIAGFIFLIHLSFLSGNTRLAEYSEHIHSLVEY; from the coding sequence ATGTACAACATGGAACAAAGGATTAAGACTGCCGTCCGGGACGTTCCCGACTTTCCCAAGCCGGGTATTCTGTTCAAAGACATCACTCCGATTCTCAAGGATTATGCGCTATGCCACGACATCGTTCAGGTGATGGCGGACCAGGTTCGGCCCTGGAAACCGGATGGCGTGGCCGGCATCGAAAGCAGGGGATTCCTTTTTGGTGTGGGATTGGCGGAAGCACTGGCTGTGCCGTTCATCCCAGTCAGGAAATTGGGTAAACTACCCTATGAAACCATCACGCACAAATACGATCTCGAATACGGATCGGCAGAAGTGGAAATGCATGTGGATGCGTTTCAGCCCGGCGCGCGCATCCTCATTCATGACGACCTGCTCGCTACCGGCGGAACTGCCCAGGCGGCAGCGGCCCTGATCAAAAAAGCAAAAGGGGAAATCGCAGGATTCATTTTTTTGATACATTTGTCGTTTCTGAGTGGAAATACCAGGCTGGCCGAGTATTCAGAGCACATCCACAGTTTGGTCGAATATTGA
- the tuf gene encoding elongation factor Tu gives MAKEKFERTKPHVNIGTIGHVDHGKTTLTAAITTVLANAGLAELRSFDSIDNAPEEKERGITINTSHVEYQTENRHYAHVDCPGHADYVKNMVTGAAQMDGAILVVAATDGPMPQTREHILLARQVGVPRIVVFMNKVDMVDDPELLDLVEMEIRELLSFYEFDGDNTPIIRGSALGGLNGDAKWVDKIMELMKAVDDYVPVPKRDVEKPFLMPVEDVFSITGRGTVATGKIETGVINVSEEVEIVGMQEEKLKSTVTGVEMFRKLLDRGEAGDNVGLLLRGIDKNDIRRGMVIAKPGSITPHTEFKAEVYVLKKEEGGRHTPFHNKYRPQFYFRTTDVTGEIMLPEGREMVMPGDNVTIDVKLIVPVAMDKGLRFAIREGGRTVGAGQVTEIVK, from the coding sequence ATGGCAAAAGAAAAATTCGAACGGACCAAACCGCACGTGAACATTGGTACCATCGGTCACGTTGACCACGGTAAAACCACGCTCACGGCTGCTATTACAACTGTGTTGGCCAACGCTGGCCTGGCAGAATTGCGGTCATTTGACTCAATCGACAACGCTCCCGAAGAAAAAGAGCGTGGTATTACCATCAATACATCACACGTTGAGTATCAAACTGAGAACCGTCACTACGCGCACGTTGACTGTCCCGGTCACGCTGACTATGTGAAGAACATGGTTACGGGTGCTGCACAGATGGACGGTGCTATCCTTGTGGTTGCTGCTACTGACGGTCCGATGCCCCAGACCCGTGAGCACATCCTGCTTGCACGTCAGGTAGGTGTACCCCGTATCGTTGTGTTCATGAACAAAGTGGATATGGTAGACGATCCTGAACTGCTGGATCTCGTTGAAATGGAAATCCGCGAACTTCTTTCTTTCTACGAGTTTGACGGTGACAACACACCGATCATCCGCGGTTCCGCACTGGGTGGCCTGAACGGCGATGCAAAATGGGTTGACAAGATCATGGAACTGATGAAGGCCGTGGATGACTACGTTCCCGTTCCAAAACGTGATGTGGAAAAGCCATTCCTCATGCCTGTGGAAGATGTATTCTCCATTACCGGTCGTGGTACTGTAGCAACTGGTAAAATTGAGACCGGTGTGATCAACGTGAGTGAGGAAGTTGAGATCGTGGGTATGCAGGAAGAAAAATTGAAATCAACCGTTACCGGTGTGGAAATGTTCCGCAAACTTCTGGATCGCGGTGAAGCCGGTGATAACGTGGGTCTGCTGCTGCGTGGTATTGATAAGAATGACATCCGTCGTGGCATGGTAATCGCCAAGCCAGGCTCAATCACCCCGCATACTGAATTCAAGGCTGAAGTATACGTTCTGAAAAAGGAAGAAGGCGGTCGCCACACTCCTTTCCATAACAAATACAGGCCTCAGTTCTATTTCCGCACCACAGACGTTACCGGTGAGATCATGCTCCCCGAAGGACGTGAAATGGTGATGCCCGGTGACAACGTTACCATCGATGTAAAGCTGATTGTGCCCGTTGCCATGGATAAAGGTCTGCGTTTCGCAATCCGCGAAGGTGGCAGAACCGTAGGTGCCGGTCAGGTAACTGAAATTGTAAAATAA
- a CDS encoding helix-hairpin-helix domain-containing protein has product MKERWLEWLTYSRNEQRGVLALVSLILSLAAVNMLWQPDKPSDVPALSTTMEAKDTDTVERYAPEIVPEVFDPNTVTEKELERMGVKGRLLKQWVAYVAHGGRFRQASDLKKLYAMDDHTFGRLLPFVQIRVQTPLNKNLHKEPVREKPLRSTHHVMLDVNQAERQEWITLPGIGEKLSTRIIKYRDLLGGFYSTDQLLEVYGIDSVTWQGMLPFLTIVDTHLVRINLNTAGFRTLLHHPYLTYDLVKDIVNARRRSPFNEISDLLTRKLVTRELYPKIAPYLNVQHGTKD; this is encoded by the coding sequence ATGAAAGAAAGATGGTTGGAATGGCTTACCTATTCTCGCAATGAACAAAGAGGTGTTCTTGCGTTGGTAAGTTTGATACTAAGTTTAGCTGCTGTTAATATGTTGTGGCAACCCGATAAACCGTCGGATGTGCCGGCTCTCTCTACCACGATGGAAGCCAAGGATACAGATACGGTTGAACGGTATGCACCGGAGATTGTACCGGAAGTATTCGACCCGAATACTGTAACCGAAAAGGAGCTTGAACGCATGGGGGTTAAAGGGCGTTTGCTGAAACAGTGGGTGGCCTATGTTGCACACGGAGGGCGCTTTCGTCAGGCAAGTGACCTGAAAAAGCTATATGCAATGGATGATCACACCTTTGGTAGATTGCTTCCCTTCGTACAAATCCGCGTTCAAACCCCATTGAATAAGAACCTGCATAAAGAACCTGTTCGTGAAAAACCATTGCGCTCAACTCACCATGTGATGCTAGACGTTAACCAAGCCGAACGTCAGGAATGGATCACGTTGCCGGGGATCGGGGAAAAGTTGTCGACACGGATCATCAAATACAGGGATCTTTTGGGTGGGTTTTACAGTACCGATCAGCTCCTTGAGGTTTATGGGATTGATTCGGTGACCTGGCAAGGAATGCTTCCTTTTCTCACCATCGTAGATACCCATCTGGTTCGGATAAACCTGAATACGGCAGGGTTTAGAACCTTATTGCACCATCCTTACCTGACCTACGACCTGGTGAAAGACATCGTAAATGCGCGGCGGCGGTCACCCTTCAATGAAATATCAGATTTGCTAACACGAAAATTGGTCACCCGTGAATTATATCCTAAAATTGCACCCTATTTAAATGTACAACATGGAACAAAGGATTAA
- a CDS encoding 50S ribosomal protein L1 produces the protein MARISKKRKEALAKIKPGEAYQLNEAVKLIKEVSNANFDASVDLAVRLGVDPRQANEMVRGTVTLPHGLGKEVRVLVLCTADKEDEAKKAGADHVGLDDYIEKIKNGWTDIDVIITMPSVMAKIGALGRILGPRGLMPNPKTGTVTPEVGKAVTEVKAGKIDFKVDKQGIIHASVGKASFDSDKLYENARELIQTIVRLKPSSAKGTYLRSISLSSTMSPGIAVDTKTIAEA, from the coding sequence ATGGCACGAATCAGCAAAAAAAGAAAAGAAGCCCTGGCCAAAATCAAGCCGGGTGAAGCCTATCAATTGAATGAGGCTGTAAAACTGATCAAAGAAGTCTCCAACGCAAACTTCGACGCTTCCGTTGATCTTGCGGTCAGGTTGGGCGTTGATCCACGCCAGGCCAACGAGATGGTACGTGGAACAGTTACCCTTCCTCACGGACTGGGTAAAGAAGTACGTGTGCTGGTTCTTTGCACAGCCGATAAAGAAGATGAAGCCAAGAAGGCGGGTGCAGACCATGTCGGACTGGACGACTATATCGAAAAAATCAAAAACGGGTGGACCGATATCGATGTGATCATCACCATGCCTAGCGTGATGGCGAAAATCGGTGCACTTGGAAGAATCCTGGGCCCCCGTGGCCTCATGCCCAACCCCAAAACCGGAACTGTTACGCCGGAAGTAGGGAAGGCAGTTACCGAAGTCAAAGCGGGGAAAATTGACTTCAAAGTGGATAAGCAGGGTATTATCCACGCTTCCGTTGGCAAAGCTTCCTTCGACAGTGATAAACTGTATGAAAACGCCAGGGAGTTAATTCAAACCATTGTGCGACTGAAACCATCGTCTGCAAAAGGGACCTACCTTAGAAGTATCTCCCTTTCATCTACGATGAGCCCAGGAATTGCCGTAGATACCAAAACGATCGCAGAAGCATAA
- a CDS encoding tyrosine-type recombinase/integrase, whose amino-acid sequence MLARFLSYLQIEKRYSPRTLVSYHKDLNQFSSFLDSTFGVLDLTDVNHMMVRSWLANLAGQQMTAATINRKISTLKSFYKYMHREGLVKVNPMQKVVSPKKPKRIPEYLETEQVEKIWSDTDFGDGFEGARDRLILEIFYGTGMRLSELLGLKDGDVDYFNGSLKVLGKRNKERIIPITKDLSALIKDYVTIRNQTFPGDKLPALLVTAKGAPLYSKFVYNLVNRVLSEVTTRQKRSPHVLRHTFATHLLNAGADLNAIKELLGHAGLAATQVYTHNTVEKLKSVYKQAHPRA is encoded by the coding sequence ATGCTTGCCCGATTCCTTTCCTATCTGCAAATTGAAAAGAGGTACTCTCCCCGCACCCTCGTTTCGTATCATAAGGATCTCAATCAGTTTTCTTCTTTCCTCGACTCCACGTTCGGAGTTCTTGATCTGACCGATGTCAATCACATGATGGTCAGAAGTTGGCTGGCAAATCTTGCCGGGCAACAGATGACCGCCGCCACGATCAACCGGAAGATCAGCACCCTAAAAAGTTTTTACAAGTACATGCACCGGGAAGGCCTGGTCAAGGTCAATCCCATGCAGAAGGTCGTATCACCTAAAAAGCCCAAACGCATTCCGGAGTACCTTGAGACCGAACAGGTGGAAAAGATCTGGTCGGATACAGATTTTGGAGATGGTTTTGAGGGGGCACGGGATCGTCTGATCCTGGAAATATTTTACGGAACCGGCATGCGTTTGTCTGAGTTGCTGGGACTGAAAGACGGTGATGTGGATTACTTCAATGGTTCCTTAAAAGTGTTGGGTAAGCGGAATAAAGAAAGGATCATTCCGATCACAAAGGATTTGTCTGCGTTGATTAAGGATTATGTGACCATCCGGAATCAAACTTTTCCTGGTGACAAGTTACCGGCCTTGTTAGTGACTGCAAAAGGTGCGCCGCTATATTCCAAGTTTGTATATAATCTTGTAAATCGTGTGTTGTCTGAAGTTACCACGCGTCAGAAGAGAAGCCCGCACGTGCTGAGGCACACCTTTGCCACGCACCTTTTGAATGCAGGCGCTGATCTCAATGCCATCAAGGAATTACTGGGTCATGCCGGACTTGCGGCAACACAGGTTTATACCCACAATACAGTAGAGAAATTAAAGTCAGTTTATAAACAAGCCCATCCCAGGGCATAA
- the secE gene encoding preprotein translocase subunit SecE, with protein sequence MGLKTYFEETYDELVNKVSWPTWSELQSSAIIVMVASVIIAIAVVLMDVTLGINSSDKMAWKGVLGLFYSMFK encoded by the coding sequence GTGGGACTGAAAACATACTTTGAGGAAACGTATGACGAACTGGTCAACAAGGTTTCCTGGCCAACCTGGAGTGAACTGCAAAGCAGCGCGATCATTGTAATGGTTGCTTCGGTAATCATCGCAATCGCGGTGGTTCTGATGGATGTCACCCTGGGTATCAACTCGTCGGATAAAATGGCCTGGAAGGGTGTCCTCGGTCTTTTTTATAGTATGTTCAAGTGA
- the raiA gene encoding ribosome-associated translation inhibitor RaiA, translating into MNLKIHSIHFDADQKLVSFVQDRVNKLEQFYDNIIGGEVYLRLEKGVNGNDNKVAEIRLNIPGKELFAKKHAKSFEESTDVTVEALRRQIKRHKEKLQKV; encoded by the coding sequence ATGAATCTGAAAATTCATTCCATCCACTTCGATGCAGATCAGAAACTGGTGTCCTTTGTTCAAGACCGTGTGAATAAGCTTGAGCAGTTTTACGACAATATCATTGGCGGCGAAGTATACTTGCGACTGGAAAAAGGCGTCAACGGTAACGATAACAAGGTTGCTGAAATAAGGCTGAACATTCCTGGCAAGGAATTGTTTGCTAAAAAACATGCAAAATCCTTTGAAGAGTCTACGGATGTTACGGTTGAGGCCCTCCGCAGGCAGATCAAAAGGCACAAGGAAAAGCTTCAGAAAGTCTAA
- a CDS encoding 30S ribosomal protein S21 has protein sequence MIIIPVKEGESIEKALKKFKKKFERTGVVRELRDRQTFTKPSVDRRQKKLKAVYKEQMKDQLPS, from the coding sequence ATGATCATTATTCCCGTAAAAGAAGGCGAAAGCATCGAGAAAGCACTGAAGAAGTTCAAAAAGAAATTTGAACGTACCGGTGTGGTTCGCGAGTTGCGCGATCGCCAGACTTTCACCAAACCTTCTGTTGATAGAAGACAGAAGAAACTGAAAGCCGTTTACAAGGAGCAGATGAAGGATCAGTTGCCTTCATAA
- a CDS encoding acyl-CoA dehydrogenase family protein: protein MQFETSENQRMIADMIRTFADKHIRPDLMKWDESQEFPVEVFKKLGELGLMGVLVPTTYGGSGLTYQDYVTVISEIARVCGSIGLSTAAHNSLCTGHILQFGNEEQKQRWLPKLATAEWIGAWGLTETNTGSDAGNMLTTAVADGNDFILNGSKNFITHGKSGNVAVVIVRTGEKGDRNGTTAFVVEKGTPGFSAGKKEDKLGMRASETTELIFDNCRVSKENVLGEVGDGFRQAMKVLDGGRISIAALSLGIAKGALDAAVKYAKERHQFDQPIANFQGISFKLADMRTEVEAAELLTMQAAAKKDAKEVVTKLAAMAKYYASEVAVRVSTEAVQIFGGYGYTKEFPVEKFYRDSKLCTIGEGTSEIQKLVIAREILKE from the coding sequence ATGCAATTTGAAACAAGCGAGAATCAGCGCATGATCGCTGATATGATCCGTACTTTCGCGGATAAACACATCCGTCCCGACCTGATGAAATGGGACGAATCACAGGAATTTCCGGTTGAGGTATTCAAGAAACTGGGCGAACTGGGCCTCATGGGCGTGCTGGTTCCAACCACCTATGGCGGTTCAGGATTGACTTATCAGGACTATGTGACCGTGATATCCGAAATAGCCCGTGTATGCGGGTCGATCGGGTTGTCAACGGCCGCGCATAATTCCCTGTGCACCGGTCATATCCTGCAATTCGGCAACGAGGAACAGAAGCAAAGATGGCTTCCGAAACTGGCAACTGCCGAGTGGATAGGGGCGTGGGGACTCACAGAAACCAACACGGGCTCGGATGCCGGCAACATGCTCACAACTGCGGTTGCTGACGGGAATGATTTTATTCTCAACGGAAGCAAGAATTTTATCACCCACGGAAAAAGCGGAAACGTAGCCGTGGTGATTGTTCGTACCGGTGAGAAAGGAGACCGCAATGGCACGACCGCTTTTGTAGTTGAAAAAGGAACTCCCGGTTTTTCCGCAGGCAAGAAAGAAGACAAGCTGGGCATGCGGGCATCTGAAACCACGGAGTTGATCTTTGATAACTGCAGGGTTTCGAAAGAGAACGTTTTAGGCGAAGTAGGGGACGGGTTCCGCCAGGCCATGAAGGTGCTGGATGGTGGACGGATCTCCATAGCTGCACTTTCATTGGGCATTGCCAAAGGTGCGCTCGATGCTGCTGTGAAGTATGCCAAGGAACGCCATCAGTTCGATCAGCCCATCGCCAACTTCCAGGGCATCTCATTCAAACTGGCCGACATGCGTACCGAGGTTGAAGCAGCCGAGTTGTTGACCATGCAGGCCGCAGCCAAAAAGGATGCGAAGGAAGTGGTAACCAAACTGGCAGCCATGGCAAAATACTATGCTTCCGAAGTGGCTGTACGCGTGTCAACAGAGGCGGTTCAGATCTTCGGAGGCTACGGATATACGAAGGAATTTCCGGTGGAGAAATTTTACCGCGATTCCAAGCTTTGCACCATCGGTGAAGGCACATCTGAGATCCAGAAACTGGTGATAGCTAGAGAAATCCTCAAAGAATAG
- a CDS encoding alanine:cation symporter family protein, protein MRLSAFFASLLVFFCITALPVHSYAQGDTAQTVQASKTFDQAIDEALTPASNAITSFIFSAVPIGGGKQVPFVLIWLILGAIGFTIYFGFINLRGFPLSLSIVRGVYDDPNDEGEVSHFQALTTALSGTVGLGNIAGVAIAISVGGPGATFWMIVAGLLGMSSKFVECTLGVIYRNVGKDGVVSGGPMYYLSKGLKQRGMATFGSILAVIFAICCIGGSFGGGNMFQVNQACQQFINITGGEDSFLAGGGRWVFGLIMAALVFIVIVGGIKGIAKVTDKIVPFMCGLYVLAALIVIFGDAARIPHAFSLIFSGAFVPEAIYGGIIGVLITGFQRAAFSNEAGIGSASIAHSAVKTNEPVTEGLVALLEPFIDTVVVCTMTALVIVITGFYNSGETDGITMTSKAFESVIPGARYVLAVAVVLFAFSTMISWSYYGLKAWTFLFGNTKIADLSYKMIFLLFVVFGAALNMGSVVGFSDAMIFAMCFPNVLGLIILAPEVRTKLNVFLAKIKSGEITRYK, encoded by the coding sequence ATGCGTTTATCAGCTTTTTTCGCTTCTCTATTGGTGTTTTTCTGTATCACGGCGTTGCCGGTTCACAGTTATGCCCAAGGTGACACTGCGCAGACTGTGCAGGCATCCAAAACATTTGACCAGGCCATTGATGAGGCGTTGACACCAGCATCCAATGCCATTACAAGTTTTATCTTCAGTGCAGTGCCTATTGGAGGCGGAAAGCAAGTGCCTTTTGTTTTGATCTGGCTGATCCTGGGAGCGATCGGTTTTACCATTTACTTCGGGTTCATTAACCTGAGAGGGTTTCCGTTGTCATTGTCCATCGTGCGAGGGGTATATGATGATCCGAACGACGAAGGAGAGGTGTCGCACTTCCAGGCACTCACAACCGCACTTTCCGGTACGGTGGGACTTGGCAACATAGCCGGTGTGGCAATTGCAATTTCTGTGGGTGGACCCGGTGCTACATTCTGGATGATCGTAGCTGGATTGCTGGGAATGTCATCCAAGTTCGTAGAATGTACCCTCGGCGTAATCTACCGCAACGTTGGTAAGGACGGTGTGGTGTCCGGTGGCCCCATGTACTACCTGTCGAAAGGATTGAAACAAAGAGGAATGGCCACCTTCGGTAGTATTCTGGCAGTGATATTTGCCATATGCTGTATTGGTGGTTCTTTCGGTGGAGGCAACATGTTTCAGGTGAACCAGGCCTGCCAGCAATTCATCAACATTACCGGAGGAGAAGACAGCTTTTTAGCCGGCGGAGGCAGATGGGTGTTCGGCCTCATAATGGCGGCCCTTGTGTTCATTGTAATCGTAGGTGGTATCAAAGGGATTGCCAAAGTGACGGATAAGATTGTTCCTTTTATGTGCGGATTGTATGTGCTCGCTGCATTGATCGTCATCTTCGGTGACGCAGCGAGAATTCCACATGCATTCTCTCTGATTTTCAGCGGCGCTTTTGTTCCCGAAGCCATATACGGGGGCATCATCGGGGTGTTGATCACCGGATTCCAGCGGGCCGCTTTCAGCAATGAAGCAGGAATCGGCTCAGCGTCGATCGCTCACTCCGCAGTAAAGACAAATGAACCGGTTACAGAGGGGCTCGTGGCTTTGCTGGAACCTTTTATTGATACGGTTGTGGTATGTACCATGACTGCATTGGTCATTGTGATCACCGGTTTCTATAATAGCGGTGAAACTGATGGCATCACCATGACCTCCAAAGCATTTGAAAGCGTGATCCCGGGTGCCCGTTATGTGCTGGCCGTGGCTGTGGTGCTTTTCGCATTTTCTACCATGATCTCATGGTCTTACTACGGCTTGAAAGCATGGACTTTCCTTTTTGGAAATACCAAAATCGCAGACCTCAGCTACAAAATGATCTTTCTCTTGTTTGTTGTTTTCGGCGCCGCCCTGAACATGGGAAGTGTGGTTGGGTTTTCCGACGCCATGATTTTTGCTATGTGTTTCCCGAATGTTCTGGGGTTGATCATTCTGGCGCCGGAAGTCAGAACCAAACTTAATGTGTTCCTTGCCAAAATTAAAAGCGGGGAGATTACCAGGTATAAGTAG
- a CDS encoding SDR family oxidoreductase — protein MEAKTHKNTWMITGSNGLLGQKIVHALAGNPAVRLVATSQGENRITGKEGYEYRSLDITDRKAVEEIIRDVRPDVLIHTAAMTNVDACETNREACWDVNVNAVEYLIEACKPLGTHFIHLSTDFVFDGQNGPYREEDAVNPLSHYAASKVASEKLVSASGLPWAIIRTIIIYGVCEGMSRSNIVLWVKGALAKGEPLNIVNDQYRMPTLAEDLAVACISAGMKKATGIFHVSGNEMMNMVQLAKKVAHFFEEDELLIREITSDSLNQAAKRPPKTGFVLTKAMEQLDYKPTSFAKGLALLAEQLKELEQV, from the coding sequence ATGGAAGCGAAAACACATAAAAACACGTGGATGATTACCGGCAGCAACGGCTTGCTCGGACAGAAGATCGTGCATGCATTGGCGGGTAATCCCGCAGTTCGTTTGGTTGCCACGTCTCAAGGAGAAAACCGTATCACCGGAAAAGAAGGGTACGAATACAGGAGCCTGGATATCACCGATCGGAAGGCGGTAGAGGAAATCATCCGGGATGTGCGGCCTGATGTATTGATCCATACCGCCGCCATGACCAATGTGGACGCGTGTGAAACCAACCGCGAGGCCTGCTGGGATGTGAATGTAAATGCGGTTGAATACCTGATTGAGGCTTGCAAGCCGCTGGGAACACACTTCATTCATTTGTCAACCGACTTCGTTTTCGATGGTCAAAACGGACCCTACCGCGAGGAAGATGCCGTGAATCCGTTGAGCCATTACGCCGCATCCAAAGTAGCTTCGGAAAAACTGGTATCTGCATCCGGATTACCCTGGGCCATCATCCGTACCATTATTATTTATGGTGTTTGTGAAGGAATGAGCCGTTCCAACATCGTGCTTTGGGTGAAAGGAGCCCTGGCCAAAGGCGAACCGCTTAACATTGTGAATGACCAGTACCGCATGCCGACGCTTGCGGAAGACCTGGCGGTGGCCTGCATTTCTGCGGGCATGAAAAAAGCCACAGGTATCTTCCATGTTTCAGGCAATGAAATGATGAATATGGTGCAACTGGCCAAAAAAGTCGCTCATTTTTTTGAAGAGGATGAATTGCTGATCCGCGAGATCACATCAGACTCACTGAACCAGGCAGCCAAAAGACCCCCGAAGACCGGTTTCGTGCTGACCAAGGCCATGGAGCAACTGGATTATAAGCCTACATCCTTTGCGAAAGGACTGGCATTGCTGGCTGAACAGCTCAAAGAGCTGGAGCAAGTTTGA
- the rplK gene encoding 50S ribosomal protein L11: protein MAKEISGLIKLQVKGNAANPAPPIGPALGAKGVNIMDFCKQFNARTQDQAGKVLPVIITVYTDKSFEFIIKTPPVAVQLKEVAKLKSGSPEPNRKKVATVSWDQVRKIAEDKMPDLNAFTVESAMRMVAGTARSMGINVAGGNAPA from the coding sequence ATGGCAAAGGAAATATCAGGCCTGATTAAACTTCAGGTAAAAGGCAACGCCGCCAATCCCGCTCCCCCCATCGGCCCTGCATTGGGTGCCAAAGGGGTGAATATCATGGATTTCTGCAAACAGTTCAATGCGCGTACGCAGGATCAGGCGGGAAAAGTCCTCCCGGTTATTATCACCGTGTACACGGACAAGTCCTTTGAATTCATCATCAAAACCCCTCCGGTGGCTGTTCAGTTGAAAGAGGTGGCGAAGCTGAAATCCGGTAGCCCCGAACCCAACAGGAAAAAGGTGGCAACGGTTAGCTGGGATCAGGTACGCAAGATCGCAGAAGATAAAATGCCTGACCTGAATGCATTCACTGTGGAATCAGCCATGAGAATGGTTGCGGGTACCGCAAGAAGCATGGGCATCAACGTAGCAGGCGGAAACGCACCTGCATAA
- a CDS encoding 50S ribosomal protein L10 translates to MNKQEKNQVIDRLADKLSGNPHFYLADTSALTVEVTNNLRRKCFEKGVSLEVVKNKLLLKAMEKSGDGYAQLYEILAGPTSILFSEVANEPAKIIKEFRKTYDKPILKGAFVEESIYIGDDQVDALAALKSKNELIAEVIALLQSPAKNVVSALQSGKNTLAGLLKTLEENPVTPKASAAPAAEQPAQETPPAAEDNDAAGEETKSE, encoded by the coding sequence ATGAACAAGCAAGAGAAAAATCAGGTAATTGATCGGTTGGCCGACAAGTTGAGCGGCAACCCTCACTTTTACCTGGCCGATACTTCAGCGCTGACCGTGGAGGTAACAAATAACCTCCGTCGGAAATGCTTTGAAAAGGGCGTGAGTCTTGAGGTGGTAAAAAACAAACTGTTGTTGAAGGCCATGGAGAAATCCGGAGATGGGTATGCCCAACTCTACGAAATCCTGGCCGGACCTACCTCTATTCTGTTTTCCGAAGTGGCCAATGAACCGGCCAAGATTATCAAGGAATTCAGGAAGACTTATGACAAACCGATCCTGAAAGGTGCGTTTGTAGAAGAATCCATCTACATCGGAGATGATCAGGTTGATGCTTTGGCTGCATTGAAGTCGAAGAACGAACTGATCGCAGAGGTAATCGCCCTGCTCCAGTCTCCGGCCAAGAATGTGGTTTCTGCATTGCAGTCAGGAAAAAATACCCTCGCTGGCCTGTTGAAGACCCTCGAGGAAAATCCGGTTACGCCCAAAGCTTCAGCCGCTCCGGCAGCTGAGCAACCGGCACAGGAAACACCACCCGCCGCAGAAGACAATGATGCAGCAGGGGAGGAAACCAAAAGTGAGTAA